GCGTTGTCCAAGGGCAGTGGACAGTGAGAAACTGAGAGGTTGTCATTCGTTCTAAGTGCCAGCTAAGTATAGGGTACCTTATCCCCTTATCCCCCAGACTCCAAGTGACTGAAAGGGCCCAATGTCACGATGGTTCATTACAGGTACCACttcaaagcagaaacagaaaaggaaccACGAGGGACCAGATGCAGCTTTGACGGGAAGAGGGTGCTCAGAGGCACTGCCGCCCACTGCCAGTCCCGGCAGGAGTGAGCTGGACCtccaggtgtgtgccccgacGCTGCCGCGGCTCCAGGCGGAGAGCAGGGGGAGGCAGGCCACGTATAAGCTGCTGTTGCACACTGAGGCAGTGGAGCACAAGTTCAATGACGAGCAATGTTTAGCATTTACGTTCACATTAAAAAGTAGGGGAAGATCGTGACAGACTGAAAGCTATGTGGGCATGCTAGCCAGTAAAACCTGTGAAAATTACTGTTAGAAAAACCAACCACTTAAAGCCTTTGGAAATGGTCCTGAGGGCATAcagcaaatataaaaagaaacatctatgcaCGAAAGTTCAGGAAGGAAGGCAAGAGTCTGTTATTTGAACCAAGACTGGTCTCCCGGAGCCCTCTTCCATCCAGCCTCTAGCCATGAAATGCAGCCTCTGCGACCTGGATGAAATGCCACCCGAGAATACCGGGGCGCTGGCTGCCCTTGCCCAGCTCTCTGAGTTGGTGGTTCCATGCTAGGAGATGCAAATTGAAAAGACCTCTGGCTACTGCCCCCCCACAGCACGTTAGGAGCGCTCGGCTCACAAAGCAGGGGTGTCACTCAGAGATGCCGCAGTCTCACACGAGAGAAACAACGTGCCACTAGCAAGGAAACGCCAATAAATCGACAGCCGAATTCTTAGCAGCAATGATGGGAGCCAGAAGCCAGGGGGATAACACATTCAAAACACTCAAAAGTACTTTGAACGAAGAATTGTATATTCAGCGATGCTGTGTTTCAAAAAGTGGAGGCATGATATATTTCTAGGTGAAGACAGCGACTGTGTTGCCAGCTGATCTGCATTACCAGAAATACTGAAGTCCTGCAGGCTGAAACCAGCTGGCCTCATCAGATGGTTGCTTGAATTCACATTAAAGCACGAACAGCACTGGTAAAGATAAAGGTGATTAAAAGACTATATGAATGCATTTTTGCCTTAACTGATTTACATATTATTGGTTGTATACATACAGGAATGTGTGtggaatatttttgccaataacaGCACAAAAGAAGGTGAGAGCAAAGCTGtattgagctataattgacaGGTTGCAAAGCAATAATAACATACCATTGGGTTTGTAACAGTAGATGCAATATGCATAATCATaccataaaaaggaggaaaatggaatAGAGGTATGTAGGAATAACATTTCTATTTCACTGGAATTTAAGCTGGTACATCTGATTCTGACAAGATGTATATAGTGAGCCCTAAACCAGCTGCTAAAAAACAGCTCAGAAAATGACATTCAAGAAATCTAAGTGCATCGTTAGAAAACACCCACCTACTGCCAGAGACCGTGGTGAAGGAGCACTAGAGGCGCAGAGACGTGAGGCACAGGGACGGAATGGCAGAGGTCAGTCGAGCTGTATGCTGTGGTAACATTGCATGTGAGTGGCTTAGCAACTCATTCAAAAGGCAAAGATGATCAGACTATGTATATGAAAGACCAAACTATATGCACGtttaataatgataaaaggagCAATCTGTCAGGATGACCTAATAACCGTACGTACATGTCTAACTGTAGAACACCAAAATACACGCAGCAAAACCTGACCGAAATGAAGGGGATGTGAATTGGAGATTTCAGTGCCCCACTATCTTTAATGGGTAGAATCGCCAGGCAGAagcacatctgaaactaatacacaataataaaggtaaactgtaattgaaaatcaaaattaaaaaaccttGGCAGGAAATCAATACAGAAATAAGAGAACCTAAACAACACTATAAACCGAGTAGACCTAGCAGACATCTATAAAACAATGTACCCCAAACAGTGTAACACCCATTTTTATCAAGTACCCATGGAATATTTCCTAGGCTAGACCATATGCTAAGCAATGAAACCTGAATagatttataaaaacaatacaaagaacATTCTTTGCTACAGCAGAATAAAATTaggaaccagaaaaaaatatgagaaactaAGAAAGGTGTGGAAATTGAGCAACATGTTCCTAAATAGCCAATGAATTAAGAACTCAAAAGGGAGACCATAACATACTTGGAACTGAATGAAAAGGAGGGATCGAGGAGAAAAGGACTCatcatggacaacagggtggcgACTGCGGgggaggggatataaggggactaaatggtaatggaaaagtaaaaaatttttcaaagtgaaGACAATATAAAAAACCTTATGAAATGTGTGCCTATATTAAGAAAGATTTCAAGTCAATAACCTAACTTTTCCACCTAAAGATACTAGAAAACGAAGAGCAAACTAAGCCTAAAACAagcaaaagcaagaaaacaataaaaagagtGAACTCAGCGAACTAGATAATAGAAAACCaatagagaaaattaatgaaaccaatAACTTGTCCTTCGGAAAGatcaacaaaactgacaaaacttTTGTTTGCTAGgttgaccaagaaaaaaaaacagactcaaTTACTAGACTCAGAATGAAGGAACATTACTaccaaccataaaaataaaaataaaaacattataaaggAATACTGTGAATGATTGCATGCCAATAAATTAGATAAGgtggatgaaatggaaaaatttctagaaagactAGAAAGCCCGACTCCAGAAGAAACGAATGATCTGAATAGACCTACAGCAAGTGCAGATACTGGATAATGAAAAACCACCCATCCAGGTGACTTCACTCCTGAATTagacaaaacatttaaaagacaatACCAATTCTTCGCAAACCCTTCCTAAAAATAGGAGAGGGAACACTCGTTTAATGAGGTCGATGTTACCTTATACCGAAACCAGACAAAGATAAGCATAGAACACTACACACTGATACCTCGTAGGAGTATGGTTACAAAAATCCCCAGAAACTACTATGGAACCAAATCTACAACATACAAATGGGCTTTATCCCATGAATGCaacaaggttggtttaacatctGAGAATTAAGATGATATACCACATCAATagaatttaaacacacacacacacgatcacCCTCAATAAGTGCAGAAAAAGCTTTAGATAAAACAGTGCTCTGGGGACAGAAGGGAAGTTACCTGACCTGATAAAGGATTTCTCCAATGAACCCAGGGctaacatcatactgaatggtgAAAGACTGGATGCCTTCTTCCCAAGATCAGGAATACTTAGGGAGGGGGTCCATCATACAAGGTGTGAGCACCAGGAGAAAGGGGATATGGGGTACCCAAAGGTATGCCCTTAGGGCATAGCCTCCACCCTGTCCCTAACCAAGGAAGCTGCAGTCAGGAGGGGCCTGGCCAAGGACGGTGATGTCCCTGCTCAGGAGTCCTCAGGTGTTGGGCATGGTGAGGTCTCCCCGGCCCCACTGCCTTGCACACAGTGTAATCTTGAGTGAGAGGCTACTCGACAGGCAGGTCAGACACGGTTCCTCTGAAAGGACCACCCAGGGGTGTCCGGCCCAAGGACCAcgtgcggcccaggatggctatgaatgcaacccaacacaaaattgtgaatctacttaaaacctttttttttttgcccatcagTTTtcgtttgtgtttgtgtgtttaatgtgtggcccagagacaccaaaaggtcagACACCTGACAGTGCTGCCTTACCAACCTGGTGTTTCCTAACTTCCCTGAGGATCAGAATCACCTGAGTTCATGTTAAAAACAGTCCCTTCTGTAGCCAGACACGGCCCCATCCCAGATCTGGGAGGCCTGGCGCCTAGGATATTCAACAGGCCCCCACTAGAGCTTTGTGTGGAAGGAGCTGTGGAGCCCACGTGACCCAGCATTCCCTCCCCAGTGTCCACTCCCAGCCCCTCACAGGGGAAAGTTTCAGGAGCAGCCCTCACAGGATGGAAGGTTCCCAGGGACCTGCATGCTAAATttaagggtgggggtggtggtgggacaGGGTGTCTTCAAGAGAGCCTGGGGACACCAGGGTCTGTTCTTGAGGAGGTTCCAGCCTCAGCCTGGGCTCTTCGTGTCCAGCCTGCACCCAAACCACCCTGCTTAGCCTCCTTCCTGCCAACTTGCTTGaatgatgtttatttttcacattcttaGGAAGAGGCCAGTCCTTTTCTCAGCAAACGCAGGGAAAGGAGGCTGTGCCAGGTTCTCATCTGGCCAGATCTATCTGCAATGACAGGAACCCAAGCTGTGTCTGGAGCAGAGAGGGATGGAATCTCCAGATTTGAACACCCTGATCAAGAAAATCGCAACACTATGCAAACAATAAGAAATTGCACATGTAAACAGGCCACTGAGGCTCATGTAAGATTATAATTGTCATCTAAGCCCCtaaatttaatctttaatgtTCACCAAAACTGCCTTTCATTGAATTTGAATAAATGTGATAAatttaaactagaaataaaaagaaaaaccctgaaACAACAGCAGTCAAACCCAGGAGCTTCatgggacagagagaggggcaTTCTTAGAGTTTCCTAGGAAGGGTTTGCAAACAGTGTCCAGGGCCTCAGCTGGTGTGTGAGGGCAGAAGGGCCCCTTTTGCCTTGGAGACTTGGGTGGGCCTTGCAGGGTGGAGCTGCAGGGAGAAGCTCCCAGAGTCACGGAACTCACAGGGGTGTCATGCTGTGGATTCAAACTATCTACAAGGGAGACATCCAGAGTAGGGCCCCAGGGCAAGGGGAAGCTAACTTCCCTTGGTGGCTGCGGGAAACAGGGTCTGCTTGGAACAGGGCCAATGGCGGGGAGGGGATCTAGAATGGTGGGTGAGAGTCAGCTGGCAGAGGCCCCTGGTGCTGACCCCAGGGCCAGAGAaggtgaggagggcaggggggagcccaggcctgtccaaccccagccccaccccctgacaCAGCCGGAaaaggccagggaggagggagaatggccCAGGGCTCAAGCATTCAGAAGACTTCAGGGAGGTAAGGATGGGGTGTAGGGAGTCAATGTGTGGGAACCTGAGGCCAAGGGTTCCCCTCCCACGGACATGAGATGAAGTTTCCCCCTCTCAGCGGCAGGAAAGTCTGTCAGTTGTGTTGCCCAGACTTGGGGCAGGGACAACAGCGAATGCTGCGACAGTCCACTGTGGTTGAGGGTGGCGGTCCCTGTAGGCCCCAGACCCTTCGACAGCAGTTGTAAGTGCTGGGCCATCAAATGGGATCCTCTGCTCTGCTTCAGTCTCTGCCCCGAGAGCCACGATGCTGCTGTCAGGGTCATCCTTTGGGCCACTGGTGGTCCAGTGTTGTGGAATAAACTCATAAACAGATGGGGCACAAGAATTCGGTGTGGCTGATCTGGGTCATGAGGGAAGACGCAGCCTAGGATGACAGAGGTCATTTAAAACGTAAAGTCCCCTTTGCAGGGACCTGATTCTCCCTGGGGATGCCTGAGGCAGCACCCAGCAGGCCGTGTGGGGACCATGACCACTCGTTCATGGAACTAGACAGTACCTCTCCGTAGGAGCAGGTCCCTCTCAGTTGAGGGCAGGTCAGAGGAGGAGGATGGACGTGTTACAACCTGGAGCTCACCATAGTTCCATAGTTGGTGCAAGGAAGCCCCCAGGACTCTCCGAGGGTGGCTGTGCAGTGCTGAGGAACGGCGTCTCTCCCGAGGGTGTGAAGCGCCGGATGGTGGCCCCGGAGGTCTACTCACACTGGAGTCCTCCTGAGCAGCTCCCAAACTGGCTCCCATCTCTCCACCCCTGACCCTCATCCTCCAGAGATgccgtccccactcccgccctcCCGCTGGAAAGCCCTGGAGCATCCCCTGCCCTAGTGGTTAGGCCGAGCTCCTTTGGCCCTTTACCCTCAGCCGCCCCAGCTTTGGGGGTCCCCACTCCCTGCTGTGCCCCCCAGCACTCCCCTGGCTGCATCCCGTGCAACCGCGGTAGGCATCTCCCCAGGAACAGGCGCGAGGGGCTCCTCCACCGTAGGGTTTGCATTTCCCCTAGGGTGCTGTGCTGCTGCACCTGTTGAGCCGGAGgttgtctggggggggggggggggcggggggcgcttaGGGACAGATCAGCCCCGCGCGGACGCGGAGCTAGCGTTTTCCCGGAGGGGCAGCTCGCCCAGCCCAGCCACATTccacagggggcgggggcggtctTCTGAAAGGACAACCACCACCCAGCCTCCTCTATTGGGTCCGCGGCCAGGATCCAGCGTCCAAGAGGGGCCACTGATAACGCGAGACCAACTCGCTGGAGAGCAGTGACAACGCCCCCAGACGTCCCGCAAGAAGAGCGCGGGGCCGGAGCCTGAGTGGGGCGGGGCCGAGCCTGCAGCGGAGCGGATTCCGGAGAGCTGAGTTCCCTGCGGACCGAGGCCCTGGCCCGTCCGTTACCGTGTCGAATCCGTTGGGACCAATAGCGACTTCCCTGCATGGCTATTGGTCCAGGGAAGGTTACAGGACGCCAGCCGGACCGGAAGTTCCTGACCCGAGCGAGAGGGCGGGCGGAAAAAGCGCAGGGAATGTCATCCTACACCGCGCCTTCTCCCCGGGTCCGCTACCCCGcgctccacccctcccctgccccgcccagccccgcccctccacgctccacccctcccctgccccgccccgccccctacGCGCTTCTcatcccgccccgcccctccgcgtCCCCACTCCGCGGCGCCCCCACAGGCTTCTAATCTCCTCCCATCCCTCCTGCCTGGCTCTCATCCAAATGTTCCCCTCCCCCCCGACCTTCCAACCCGCCCTGGCAACTGCAGCATAGAGGAAAGCCGGGCACCCTGCACTTGACTCCTCTTCCCAGTTTTGCAGGTACGTATTTCGCTTTTATTTCGCGTTTATTAACGGCTACGGAGACTTGTCACAGTACTTTTATTTAATGCAAATACAAGCGATCAGCGTTTTAACGAAGCTGTGTCCTTCAATAACACAGAAAAAGAGGTGGGTAAGATGAATCTGCATTTTCCTGGAAGTGATGTTTAATATTAGTAAGTTGATTATTTGAGACTTGATTTATTTGAATTCGTGGATGCAAAAACATGAACGTTCAGCTTTCCAAATACACCGACTTTACGAGCAGCACAAACAAGTCAGGAATGACATTCACCAACAGACCAGACACATCAGCAGTGACCCATCCTCTCACAGACAGGGAAGGAGACTGAAGAGACGAAGTTACTTGCAGTGCACTTGTCTCCAGAGAGGCTCATCTGAAACCTTGGTCCTgaaccccaccctcctcctgcaaAACACACACGTCCCACAGATCCATCACAGCGTGGGCCCATCGCGACTCCACTGAATGTGGAATATGTAGAGCCTCGATTCTCCGTTTTGATTAGTCTCAGTACTGGCTGGCTTATGAGACATTTTTCCATTTGGAACGGTTAGCATTACATACCTACTCAGTAATCACAGCTCACCGTAGCAAAAGGGATCTAAATGAGCCAGGCTCTACAGGCTAGTGGGCCAGCATCGTCACACCATCCAGCTACGCTAGGTTCCATTTGCACTGATGATGAACGAATTAAAGAAACGGCAGTCTTTTCGAAGGGTGGACAGAGCTTTGTAGTTTCACATGTAGTGGAGACTTAAGGAAACCACAAATACCCAATCTTTTTTTGGTAgtcagttttgctttttctgggtTGGGATTCTGAGCAGCCGTAACAGCCAGTATAGTACAGGCGTTGTGGCTGAGAACTGACTTTCCTACGTGGTATTGCCAGGAGTCCCTGGGACCGGTCAGCTAGCACGTTTGCCTAACATAGCGGAAGTAATGATAGGGACCGGTAAAGACAGCCCTTGGAAAgaggttttcaatttttcattcaCAAAGTAAATCAAGCTTCCTAATTGCTACAACAGGGCCAGAAAGCTCAGCTCCTACTAGCCTGCAagccctttctctctgcttccttgtGTGACCTTCACCTCTGTTACAGGAACAGCTTGACTGCTTTCTCTAGTTCATTCGTGTTCAAAGAACTCATGGCAGGCAGTGGTAACCATGGCAATGAAGGCCACAAATTCCTGGAAGTCACATTCGCCATCTCCGTCGTTGTCCAGTGTCTCCATGACTTTGTCCACAGCCTCCTGCTCTTTGATTTCCTAAGAGAGATCAGTCACccagcttatttttaaatgaaatttaaggcCATCAAAACACGATTCAAAGTTGGCtggttttaaaaatctgtatcaGGAATCACCTAAGGTGTAAAATACCAAATACCAGAAAGACTTCTGCTGTGACCCGGGCGGGGACTGTTGGTGGGGGATCTGTGCCTTCCCTGCCTTACTTTAGCTGCTTGTAAAGGCTGAATGGAACACCGAGATCTGAAAACCTGCAGTTGTCACCACTACACTTTAAACAAAACACCCGGAAAACAAGAATAGcatctcaggccctggctggcgtagctcagtggattgagcgcgggctgggaaccaaagtgtcccaggttcgattcccagccagggtacattcctgggttgcaggccataacccccagcaacctgcacattgatgttcctctctctctctctctctctatctccctcccttccctccctaaaaataaataaataaaatcttaaaaaaaaaaaaaaaaatagcatctcAGTCAGCCTCTGGAGAGTGTTATAGGCAAAtgtcttgaaagaaaaaatgaacttttgccccccccccctacatttttcagtttctatGTGTGGAAGTCCCTAAAGTGAGGGCTTCCATAGActtttgtgttttgaaaatggtttgtttgttcgtttgctGAAGTAGCTCTTGGGAGCATGCCCTAAGTTTGTTAACCCTGTGTGTTCTTTTTGCCACTCGAGTTGCTTTCTAGGTGTCATGGAACTTTTCCTGATGGTTCTGCCCGACCCAGAAGCTGGGTGAATGGTTACAAAGTCTCTGCGGAACAAACACGGTTCAGGGCTCTGACTGTTGTGCAAAAAATGTGGCAATGAACACCGAAGAAGAGCATCAATGTGGGGTATTTAGAGTAACTAGTCTCCAGAGCAGCACTGTGGGCCTGAAGACGTCCGGGGCTTCTGCAATCTAGAACACGTGGAAGACTGAGATTGCGGTGGGGGGGCGAACCTAAAGCATCGGCCAAAAGGTGGATGGCAGCAGTGTGTTACTGCAATTACATTATAGGTTTGCCTCCAAACCGAAATTACCCTGATAAAATCAGGCCAACAAATGTTCATGATACCTTGGTACACTACTGTTGAATTGCTTATCTTTTATAAGTTGGGGTTACCACATGGTAagctttttctatcttttaaaataataatagcagttaCTGGTTAACTATATGAGCTTTCACTATATGTTAAGCACTTGAAAAACAATGTGTCATTTCATCTTTACGACAAGCCTTTCTACAGAAGTATCTGGGGCTCTGATTGTTAGGTTGGAAGGCAGAATTGGTGGGACTGGGTAACTAACACGTGAGTGATGCAGCGGCCACGGGGACATGAATGCCTGGGAGGCCAGTCCCGGAATCAGACGGgatgcctcccccaccccacctcaagCCTGCAGATCACTTCTTTTGCTCTGCTCTCTCACAGCACTGGAGTGTTTGGTGGGCATGGGACAGGGGAGCCTCAGGAAACCGGCAGTGGGCGCTGCCCTGCTGCAGGAGCCTGGGGCTCGCCCCGCACTGAGAGGCTCAGCTGGCTGGGAGGGCAGCTCCCCGCCACCGCCAGGGTGCTCTGGTATCCTCCCCGGAATTAGCTCCTGGTCACCCATTAGTGCACTGGTTCGTTGGCCGGCCTGTTCCCCTCTGTGTGATTGATTAGTCACTGCAGTGACCTTGGTTCTGGGCGCTAAGGGAAGGGCAGGTACCAGGTAGACTGCAGTTCACTGCCTTGGGGGCACAAGACTGACGTGCAGTAGAGACGGTGGGTGGCCGATCCAAGGGCGGGCACCGATGGGTAGGGACGTGAGTCCTGGGTGAGGCCTCGGCATCCTTTCACCACAGGCCAGAGTGGCCCCGCTTGGGGAAGGAGGGCTCACCAGGAGCCCTCAGGCAGCTTCCTCAGTTAGGGTCCTAACCTGCCCAGCGCCCCTTATTCCATGAAGCACCTGACAAGCCCCTTACCCCCCCAGGCCTCCAATGGGGGCAGCGCCCTCACACCCTTGGTCAGGAAGGCTGTGGCCCTCCCTTCAGTGATGGGCCGGCCTGGGTGCCTCAGGAGCAGGGGCCGTGTCCTTGGGCCTGTGTCTCCCGGTATTGAACTCAAGAGTGCTCAGGAGGTGTCTGCTGAGCGAGCAGAATCGTCATCACCACCGGGGATGTGAAACATCTAGCTAAGCTAAAGTGacccttttctccaaaacaaaaGCTCATCTTTAACATCTTAATAGCACCGTGGTCCCTGAAAAGTCATGAGTCTGTTTTCCGTCTGTTCTGCCATCACCCCTGTGGAGCCTTAGATTTCTCCAAGAAGAGCCAGCATTATTTGGGATGTGGACTTTTGCCTTTGAGCGAGCACTTTTCCCTTGAGGCTCCTGCTAGACACAGAACAAACGAAAACGAAGACAGCGGGGCCCAGCGAAGCTGGCCTCCGTGGTGCGGGTTGGGTGATGCACACGAGTTCTCAGGCGCTGCCCAGGAGACCTGGAGCAGGCCTGGCATCGCCTTCACGGCCGCTCAGAAGGAGAGTGCACGGGCGGTTTTGTAAGTGGAGCGGAGAACGCATAAACAgtccattttaaaaagcaagactcaCCTCCAAAAAATGGGAAAGCTCGTTGTTGATGAGCTCCTTGAGTTCGGACTTCTTCAGCTTGTGCTTGTCGCCCTCCCTTCCGGAATACTGGTGGAAAACATCAATGAGGGCCACCACGGCCTTCTCCAGCTCAGACATCCTGGGGGTCCACAGAGGGGAGAGGCCTTCTCATGCTTTTTGCCTTGTGTTACACAGAACAGTTAACATGTTACCTGTGCAGACCTCTACccggaggaggggcctgggccagCCTCGGGGCATCTCCCTGGTCAGGCTTAGAGCAGGGCATTCTGGGAACGTGCTGGGCTGTCACCGCTCTCCCATCCACCTTTTAGAGCCGATGCTCTTCCCCGGTCCCTTCTCTGTTCCTGTCTGCCACCTTGATGAGTTCCCAGGCCCTCCGGCTTCTCTGGTTGGGTTTGGCTAATGGGAAACTTCAGCAAAAATatggaggcagggcaggagggagtgcTGGGATtgacccctgcctccccctgggGCCACCCTCTGCCCTGGCAGGGCTCCCAGTCAGTGACAGAACGGGCGAGCAGAGCGGCAGCTGCAAGCTGTTTGATTCAACAGAAAGTGACGAGGAGCCAGAGGAGGGTACAAACATCAGTAGTATCTTTGTACTCTCTCAGTAAACAGCTGGAAGACGGGAGAACCCCGTTCATACAGCAGCACGTACATGTTACTAAGAGTAAATTTAGTATGAGAAGTGCAGCTCCTTCCAAAAGATTTTAAGGATCATAAAACAGGAATttgcattcttttgaattaatatataaatttgactcattttaaatacaaatctttactggaaaaataaatatggtagAATTGCCACAattgtttttttgaaaaagaagatcaatGAAAAGTATGTTGACGGACCAGaagcaaaaatgtattttcaggtTATAAATTAAGCTGGTTCCGCTGCAGGAACAGGTGTGTAGGAGGCACCACCGCCAGGTGCTGACTCAGTACCCACGGAGGTGCTGCCCCAGGCAAATGGGGGGGGGTCTCTTCTTCACTCCCAGGTATTCCCGTGCAGCTGTCAGGGTCAGAAACGGTCCGCTCCCCTGCACGCGCACCCGATACCAGGGCCTGTGCCCCGAAGAAACACCTGCCACATCCCAGGGAGTTAGGGCACATTTTACCAAGGGCAGTTTTCAATTGTTTCACAAAACTGAGACGCTCAGGAGAAATTTACCAACTTTTGACCTTGAATTCTTATTAAAGAATCTTAGCACTATAATCgttaagaaaaagacaagattTACATCAAATTGTTGAAAAATCATTCCCATGCTGAATGTCACATCTTAAAAATAACTTGgagtaaaagatttaaaattgtatttatttctgcctTCCTAAGGGACAGAGAGTTCAGGCTGTTTGTTTTGGCATGGTCTTTGCTGGAGTCGTGCTATTGATTATCGGTCTGCTTTGCTTTGCTCCGAAGTCCCTAATCATTGGATATATCAGACGTAGATAGAGCAATTCAGATGGATTGAAATCTTTAACAAttcctactttcttttcctttgcactCAAGTttcaattattgatttttttttaaagaaacaaaacaaccctggccaggtagctcagcaaCAACAATCAACCAATAAAAGTGTAAATAAGCAGAACGACAAATTACTGTccccatctttttctttctctctccgtCCCTTTCTccaaactcaatttaaaaaagaaacaaaacccccCCCAAACTTTTACATTATCCTGATGCTTCTCAAAGTCCATGATGatttggggaagaggaaggaaaattatttacttttcgTGGAAAAATATGACCAGTGAGATTTTTAAGAGGAGAGACATAAAACATTCTTCATATGTTTTAAAACTCCATAAAACATGGTTTTCTTCATAGCCATACTATGagttaattaaaacaattttcatgTTAAATTATTCCCTTTGACTAAGAAACAATTGATGGTTTAAAGCTtttaagagaaatggaaatgaaat
The sequence above is a segment of the Phyllostomus discolor isolate MPI-MPIP mPhyDis1 chromosome 2, mPhyDis1.pri.v3, whole genome shotgun sequence genome. Coding sequences within it:
- the S100B gene encoding protein S100-B, translated to MSELEKAVVALIDVFHQYSGREGDKHKLKKSELKELINNELSHFLEEIKEQEAVDKVMETLDNDGDGECDFQEFVAFIAMVTTACHEFFEHE